The genome window GAACCTACAATCTGAGATGGCCATCTTGAAAACCTAAATTATGGTGGCAGCTGCTAGAAGTTGTGGTCAGACGGTTGTCAGTGCCAGTTGTTGTGGCAGCCCAAGAGCCTGTTTGTGCACACCAGCAGTGAAGGAGGCTGTCTGCTGGCCCAGACTGGGGATATTGTTGAGCAGTGGCTAGAACACTTTGAGGGACTCCTGAACTTGGCCAACACATCCTCAGAGGACAGAGTTTGAAGACTCAACCATTTCCCTGGCAAAGGTAACAGATGTAGTCAGAAACTCCTCAGTGGCCAGACACCCCACCCCCCAAATAAAAAAGGGGTCCTGAGGATATGCTCCAATTAtcggggtatcacactgctcacCCTCACTGGGAAAGTTGATTACAGGGTGCTGGATAGGAGATTCCAACTGAATGTAAGACCACAGACTCATGAGGATTAATGCAGATTCCATCCTGGCCTTGGAGCAGTGGACCAGCTCATTACACTTGcagggctgctggaggggtcatGAGAGTTTGCCCATTcagtctacatgtgttttgtggacttggagaaggctCATGTTTGCATCCCCAGGGGACGCAGGAGTACTGCGGGAATATAGGGTATTGCGGGTCATAGCTACAAGTCCTTGTaaaaccaaagtgagagctTTGTCTGTATACTCAGCAGAAAGTAAAACTAATTTTGAGTGTTTGCTTctgccagggttgtcccttttcaccagttctgtttgtgatgtttatggacaggatctcaaagTACAGCTAGGGGGAGAAAAGAGTCCAGTttgggacctcagaattgcatttCTGCTCTATGCAGATTAAGGAGTTCTGTGAAGTGTGAAGCGAGCattcgggatgagagtcagtaACTTCAAGTGTGAGTCtgggttctctgctggaaaatagTGGTTTGCCTCCCTGAGTTGAAAGAGAAAGTTACTCCTCAAAAGAAGGCGTTCTTGTGTCTAAGGTTAACAAGTAAGAGTAGAATCAAGTGTGAAATGGACAGCCAGTTTGTTGCAGCATCAGCAGTGATTGGTGCATGGCACTGGACCGCCGTAGTCAAGAGGGAGCTGAGGTGGAAGGCAAAGCTCTCAGTTTATCAGTCCTCCTACGTTCTGAGCCTCACTTATGGTCATTAGGTTTGGGTAGTgacagaaaacaatgaaattGTGTGTataagcagccaaaatgagtttctcCCATAGGGTGGTTGAACTCAGCctcagagatagggtaaggaatCCAGACACCCAGAGGGAGCCCAGTGTTGAGATACTGCTTTTTTGTATCAAAAGGGGACATTTAGGTTTGTCAGGGTATCTGATTAAGAAGGTAGgtactggtaggaggcccagaGGTAGACCTAGAACATGCTGAAGAGAATgtgtatctcatctggcctaggAATGGTTCCCAGGGAGGAGCTGGCCTACAGTTTTGGTCCCAGGGAGGAGCTGGAAATCATTGCTGGGAAAAGGGGATGTCTGGAGTTccttgctcggcctgctgccttATGCAACCTGGCAtgggataagcagatgaaaatggatgagaTGTTTTTCATGGGCTGAATATataaaattaagttaaataaagttaaacttCCTAAAAAAATGGGTAGCACTGAGTTTTTTCttaagcttttttttgtttaataaaatCATTGTTATTTCAATAATAGCCTATTTCCATTTCGGCATTATTTAAAACAGGATTAAAGCACAGAAAGAATCCAGTGAAGGTGAGCATTTGTCAGGCTTAACTGTATCATAACCTAAAACCAAGCAAGAAAAGgtctaaatatatttaaaaattagAAAGATATCTGAAGCTTCATTTATAAAACTCTGCAAATAATCCACACTAAATGTTTGTGTACgtacaaataataaataatacatacaccaaaaaatattctgatttataaaaatatgtgtatgCCTGCCAATACACAATTTTCTTTTATAAACCCCAAATTAACTTGGAATTGTGCGCACGTAGACGACCCTCATATCCCGCCCTCTACATGTCCACACCCAACCATAAATAACCAATGTAAAACACCTCATTAACGCTGATGCATAGACATGAACCAGCTGATCAGTGGTTCCTTTTCGTAAATCATGGCAACGACCGAGAGCAAACCcaagaaaacaaatattccTGATGCAGAAATCGAGGTGCATGTGGGTGAGCTGGTGGTAAAAAAGCACATAggtcacaaactaaagaaaaggcagagagtgggaacatgttgctgctgcttttaatgCAGTGAATTCATCAAATGcaactctgactttttttttcagtcggAATGAAAAAATTGCACCCTGACGTATTTGCTAATTAACACAATCCATATGTGCAGGTGTTGAAGATGTGCAGGATGAGCACAGCAGTGTCTCCAGTGCACTGTGTGCACTTGGCGTACCACTCGTGTTTCCTGCACCCATTTTACACATTGAAActgaatgaaaattaaaattgtatttgTTGATACATGCACAGTATTAGATGACATTATTGAAAACTGTTGACACAGTGTACTACAATTAGGCTAACTAATGCTGTTTGATGTTATCTTGGATTCAACTGATGACATCAATCAGTTAGCCTAGTTAACATGGTTGAGGTGAAAATGTCTATTAGTATATTAACGCTCATTATCGGGTAAACAAAAGCTAAACTTTCTGAATCCTGTCACATGCCACAGCCTGGCATCATCCAGCTGCACACAGTGCTCCCCACAGCTGACAATGAGTGTCAGCAGCATACAGTCCAGCCTTCTACTCTTTGCTCTGGTGGTGGGGAATATGATGGTGAGCCTGTGCtaataaaatatcaataaagGTATGCGGTGAATTTAAATGTGTGAGAGATCATTATGCATATAATGATTTCTCTCAAATCTAATTTCTACAGTCTGGCTTCAGTTGACCACCTCACCATATGTGTCACCAATTTTCCATGTCCCCAAAATGTGGGTATGCATGGGTCAGAGTTTTCCTAAATTTACACACATTTCCTGCTCAACTATTTCTCTGTCAATCCCAATTTATGCTTAGACGTGACACATGCTCATTTCAAGTCCTTTTTTTGTGCATGctacatgaaaaaaattaatagataaataaataaaaaattgacaAGTCTTAATCAAAGACCACTGGAAAAGCGCATCCTCTTTACCCTACAGTAAACTGATATTCATTGGGAGGGGGGAAGCTCTGTCTGAAAATCTTTATAAAcccatgaaaacacacacagtatgatcACATGCAGACAATTGAGGGATGGAGATCTCATCTGTCTTTATTGGCCTGATGCTGTCTCTGGGTTTCCTGGAGCTGAAAACAGCTCTTGCTTTGAATGGTTCTGGGGACAGTATGGAAAAAGGGGCTGGGTTTAACGAGGATAAGACTGGTGCTGGGTTTGTAACTGATGCTTCATCTGTAAAATGTACACTTCAGGGTACCACTCGTGTACCTGCCTTCTCAATGGATGGTGACTATGTTATTGGTGGGGTTTTTGCCATACATCATTACATGCACACATTAAAAtacaactacaccaccatgcCTGAGCCACTAAGGTGCACAGGGAGGTAAGTAAGAGGGAAGACGGAGGGATAAGAggatattaaactgtgtgtggATAGAAAAGTTTGATTTGTATGTTGTGCTTGCAAAATCATGTTGCAAAGATTTTGGTGGTacagaaaactacaaaaaaaaaaaaaacttttattacCCAATCAGTGCCAGTTCAGTATTTGGCCATATAAATTGCAGGTATTATATTGACAAAAACCAGTAGAGTGTGAAAATAAGCATCCCTCTGTTTTTAAACGGAAAACTAACTGTTTTCTAAATATTTAAcggaataaaaacaaattaagaattTTGATTGAGTTGACTATCGTTAATTTGTGCATTACGGTCCAATTTTGGACTGATATCGAATTCTATGTTTTGAATTTGGTTTTATGGCAACACTTTGATGTGTATTTGGTCAACAGATGCAATGCAGTTACTGTATCAATCCTAGTTCGTAACTTTGAATTGCATATCTTTTGTTGTGTATTTCTTTTACAACTGTGACTTGTCCTTCTGTTAGTTTGAACAGTGACATAAGTGTCTGTGTGCAGCATTGTCTCCCGTGAACTGCGCTTCTCACGTGCAATGGTCTTTGCCATTGAAGAGATTAATAATAgcacagagctgctgcctggCATCAAGCTCGGTTATCAGATCTATGACTCGTGTGCCTCAGTGCCTGTGGCTGTGCATGTGGCATTCCAGCTTTCAAGCGGCCCGGACCCGGTGTTTTATACCGGTGACAACTGCTCACAGTCTGGTATGGTGATGGCTGTCGTTGGTGAGTCTGGGTCTACGCCATCCATCAGCATATCACGCATTGTTGGGTCTTTCAACATTCCTcaagtaattgtttttaaatttctggcacactgtgtttaatatacagtactgatttttttgtctgtaaATAATGACACTGCTGTGTCCTTTAGGTGAGCCACTTTGCCACTTGTGCATGTCTGTCAGATAAGCAGCAGTACCCGACTTTCTTCAGGACAATCCCTAGTGACCAGTTTCAGGCTGACGCTCTGGCCAAGCTGGTAAAACACTTTGGCTGGACATGGATAGGTGCTGTCAGGTCAGATTCAGACTATGGCAATAATGGCATGGCGTCTTTCCTGGACGCAGCACACAAAGAGGGAATCTGTGTGGAATACTCTGAATCTTTCTATCGGACCCACCCACGCAGCAGGATCCAGAGAGTGGCTGATGTTATCCGCAGGTTTCTACATCACTGATTGTGCTTTTGTTCCCTGTTCTGACACtggcctttttttaaaattatcttGGCATGTTTCTGTTTTCCATCATGATTATTCCTTTCATATTTATTACTCATATTTTCTGAACATAGTCGATGGGACCAAATATTATGTCTCTCTCCAGGTCGACAGCTATGGTTGTTGTGGCATTTACATCCCCTGGAGACATGAGGATCTTACTGGAAGAGCTGTCACTCAAGCCTTTTCCACCTCGCCAGTGGATCGGCAGTGAGTCCTGGGTAACCGACCCAGACATGCTGAGGTTCAGCTTCTGTTCTGGAGCCATCGGATTTGCCATTGAGCAATCTGTCATCCCAGGTCTGAGAGACTTCTTGCTGGATCTCTCTCCCTCTAAAGTGGCTTTCTCTCCAGTGCTTACTGAGTTCTGGGAGGACACATTCAACTGCAGTCTGGGAAAAAGTGAGGAAGCAGTGCTGATTATTGACACGTCACATTCACAGTCCTTGTGGTCATGttatggtgttttgtttttttgtctgtctgagTGGAGCAGTAGCTGCTTCAAGACCAAATCCCAAATTGACAGGGAAATTACAAATATTAAACAAAGATATAAGGTGCACAGAAATTAAAAGTATATTAATAATTTCAGTTGATATGACAATTTTCCCTGTCACATTTAGACACTCTGTTGTCTtgaacacaagcacacatggACCTTTAGGCCAGCAGGCTAAAGAAAGTACTAATGAAGCTCTGCAACTGTACTTATTAGCATGCATCAGTTGTACTATATGTTTAAGTATGCATGTACTTCTTATTAGGCTAATATACTGAAAGTGTGTCTAGATAACTGTTGTTTTCAGTTTCAAGTCCTTTATTGTTACATGCACAATATTTACAGAGGAGTACTGGTTGGCATGATATTTTTAGATATTAGGCTCCCTGTAACAATGCTCACTGATCCCTGCTCACTGCAGGCTGGAAAAAGGGAGAAAATCATCTTGCAGATTTTTAGCACAGGCCATTGGGTCATTATGATTGTGTAGTGATTTTTAATTGTCTCTGTTAAAGTCTTGGCAGCTGTTTTAGGacaaaacacagattttgaTTAAAACGTTCATGGTCAATTTAAATTGAACGGAGACATGAGGTACATTTCTATGAAAAATCGCCCTTGATATGATTTTGGGGTTTTCATGAACTGCAGTATATTCACAGTGCCAACACCAAAGCCCTGAACAATAGTGTAGTACATTTACAGTGTTCAGACCACCAAgctaaataaagattaaaaattgTACTTACTGGCATGTAGCAGTTACactatactgtatgtagtcTTATTCAGATATTCTGTTGGCAACAATTTCAGATCAATTTTGAACATGTTAACACAGATCATCTCAGTATTTAAGtcaagaaaaatacaaacattttctAGCATTTAATAAATGTGACTAATTGCCATGCACATGCAGatgaataataatgtaaaatcaCTGTCAAGTTTAAGAAACAcctgtcactgtctctgtgtgtttttaggtGCAGCCACAGATAAAAGCATATGTGATGGAACTGAAGACATACAGATGATCCAGACCCCGTACACTGACACATCCCAGTTGCGAATCACTAACATGGTGTACAAGGCTGTTTATGCAATAGCTCATGCCATTCATAATGCAGTGTGTCAGGAAACTAATTCTACAACTCAGTGTGACAAATTCACCAAGACAGAGCCCAGAGAGGTCAGTTGAAACAAATATGTAAAAGAATAAGTGAATGcccatatgttttttttttttgtttgtttatttgttttttgctgcaacacacattttgttgaatattactattatttcattatttttcatttctgtcCCTCATTGTTTAACATTACTTCATCCTGACAGGTTCTCACACAGCTGAAGAAAGtaaatttttcccaaaatgGTTATGATGTGTCATTTGATGCCAACGGGGATCCTGTGGCCAAATACGAGCTGGTTAACTGGCAAAAAAGTGAGAGTGGCAGCATTGAGTTGGTGACAGTAGGACACTATGATGCATCACTGCCAGCGGGCCAGGAGTTCAGTATCAACAGGAAGCTCACCTGGGTGGAAGGTGGCACACAAGTAAGGAGCCCAAAAGTAATTAATTAACATTATTCAACTTTGGTGATCTTAAATTGtacaatatgtgttttttggacccTGATAGTCATATTTCTACCAGCTGTAAAGAGATCTTTTCCacatttacagtatatttagtgcgaaagtttccctttatattttTCAAGTAAATGTTCACGTGCTGAGCTGTGGCAAAGGGAGAGTAACATAGAAAGGAATCCATAGGTGGCTACAGGGCATAGTGTATTCATTACTTTATCCATtgtctgtaaccacttatcttGGTGCAGGGTCACAGGGGCATCAAGTATAAGGAAGCTAAATTAGAAGGGAAGATCAGGGGCGATGCTAGTGCACAATCAAAGTCCAGAACAACTGGTGCTCCCAATGGCCAGTCTGACCAACCCAGCTGTGAGCATTTGATCAAGAAtttcaaacacatttcatttctattataaaCATGGATTTGCATTCATTGTCTGTATGCTACCACTCagatatgtttgttttgttattgtttatgaaGACCAGTCATACATGTCATATGAAAGAAAAGGATGCATCTGAAAGTTGTGGCTGGTAGACAGATGACCTCAAACCTGGACTTTCTAACCTATTTCATTTTACCAACAAATAATAGACATATTTCAaagttgaaaatgaaaattatcATAGCTTTTTCCACAACAGCAACTAACAGACACTAGATTTTCACCAGAtgctgacaaaatgaaaaaaatcaacagcagaGAGAATGTAGGCCCCAACTAGGACAGTGTATGCTGGTTGGCACTGAAATGAACGCATGGAAATAAAATCATACCAaggacattaaaacaaaaaaaagaaaaaaagtttagcCTCTGAATTTTGGAAGAACAGTAACAACAATGAACCTGTAATGGTTACTTCCCAACACAGCCCACAGTGTTTAATGCTCAGTAGTGATATGTGGAGCAACCAGTGGGTGGGTTTGGGTAAGCTTACTAGAAATATCACAGATTTGGGCCAGTGGCTCACCTCCTCTCACTCACTTTCTCTTCcaaacacatacattcacaTGTACATGTCATTTTAGCTTCAGCTGAATTTCAGAATAAATGTTTACACACAGCAGGTACTGTGGATTTTGTCCTTAAAACTGACAATACACATATTGACATGTGAAAATTGTTATAAGAAAGACTTGCACAATGTGAGCCTATCCTTTAATCCTCACAGCTTTGTAGCACACCTGAatatgtgtgagtctgtttgtaTCTATGTGTCAGGTGCCTGTGTCAGTGTGCACTGACAGCTGTCCTCCAGGAACTCGTAAAGTGCTGCAGAAAGGAAAACCCATCTGCTGTTATGACTGTATACTGTGTCCCGAAGGAGAGATTAGCTATGTTACAggtactttatttattattttgtaatgcATATTCACAACATCAAATATACAATTGCTAAAAGCCATTTAATTTTTCAGATTCCCCTGATTGTTTCCCTTGCCCCAAGGAGTTCTGGCCTAATGCAGAGAGAGACACTTGTCTCCTCAAGTCTGTAGAGTTTCTTTCCTTCAGCGAGATCCTAGGAATCATCCTGGCTGTGTTCTCAGTTGGTGGTGCCTGTATTGCGACTATAACAGCAGCTATATTCTATCGTCACAGGAAATCTCCGATTGTCAGGGCCAACAACTCTGAGCTGagcttcctgctgctcttctccctGACTCTATGTTTCTTATGTCCATTAACGTTCATTGGACCACCCTCTGAGTGGTCCTGCATGCTGCGCCACACAGCATTTGGGATCACCTTTGTCCTCTGTATGTCTTGTGTTCTCGGAAAAACAATTGTAGTGTTAATGGCCTTCAAAGCTACACTCCCAGGCAGTAATGTgatgaaatggtttggtcctCCACATCAAAGAATGACTGTGGTATTTCTTACATTCATACAAGTTTTGATATGCACTATATGGTTGGTTCTTAGTCCCCCTTTTCCAATGACAAACCTCACCACATACAAAGAAAGAATTATTCTGGAGTGTGCATTAGGCTCAGCTATAGGGTTCTGGGCTGTGCTTGGATACATAGGCCTACTGGCTGTCTTTTGCTTTGTGTTAGCTGTCCTAGCCCGGAAACTACCTGATAATTTTAATGAAGCCAAACTTATCACCTTCAGCATGTTGATATTCTGTGCAGTCTGGATCACCTTTATTCCAGCATATGTCAGCTCTCCTGGGAAGTTTACTGTGGCTGTGGAGATATTTGCTATTCTGGCCTCCAGTTTTGGACTAATACTGTGTATATTTGCTCCAAAGTGTTTCATCATATTGTTTAAGCCAGAGAAGAACACCAAGAAAcatttaatgaataaaaatcaGTCTTAACCCATATGAGGCTTGGAAACAGATAAAAGtgcaacatacagtatacattTGCAATTTTCCCACAGTCCTCTACTTTTTGAAACCTCCATGTGAAAACCCATGCATTTAATCATCATTTTTCACTTTGGCACATGACCCAGCAATGTTACCGAGCCAACAAAagaatacacagacacagaactTCTCTTAGTGGCAAAGAAGATTTAACAAGTTAGTGCCTTCAGCAGACACAAAGTCTGCAGGCTAACCTCACAAGCAAAGGAGTAACAAAGTTGAGTTAGCCCCAAACTTACACTTCTACAGGCTAAGCAACACTGCTTAACTTATGTCAATGTTTATGTATTGAACATGAGTTATTGATGTGATGTCTTTGTATTTAGGTTATTGGGTAGTTGGCTTTGCCAAAGCTAAGCTGATGTCAGAAAGCTAATGCTTCACACAGACCCAGGGTCTTTCATGGAACTATATATCATTTGTATTAACCTGGCACTTTTAGACAACACAGATAGTACACATATAATCTAATTTGGCCTTCAAACACAACTGCACTCAGAGAGGCAACTCATAGCTTTACACATTTTCATAGTTCTATTGTTCCTCTACTGACCACGTTTCAGCAATCTTCTTGTAGCTTTCTTTTGTCAGGCAttttgctctcacacacacaatctctctcacatgcactcacccacacacaaacatacacaccctcacacaccctcacacacacacacacacacacacacacacacacacacacacttttgtgtCTTAGTCTTTAGTTAGGTTTATTTAGATTGTAGATTTGTGTGTTCATTTTTGCTTGCATTCATTTGAATAAAGGTTTTTGGAAACTATACTTGCTTTCTGTTTAATAGTGCACAAGAGTTAATGATTTTCCAAACCCTGTTGTGTcgaaaactaactaactaatttTGGTTACAGTTATTATTTTAGCCCAATAATTGATAGTTTAATATATTTGTTGTTAGACTGCATTTATTGTTTGGCTATAATTTccctttttattcttttatttttgggaAATAGTGTCCCAGGAGGTGATTTTATGTAAATTAAATAACATTATTTAATATAATTAATTCTATTTGTTTTTAGTAATTATTCACTATTTTTGATGgacattttaatacttttaacCAAAAGTTCCCAACACTgctttacaaatatttttcatttagtgctgaaaatataaaataaagtgaATACAGTCAAAATGCATATCATGCATGGTACTGAGTTCTTTCTTGACATTTATAAAATGATTTATAAAATCATTGATATTTTACTAACACTTATCTATGTTTGAACTTCTCCCTTCTTTTATCATAGCACCCAATGATATATCCAAATGCCCAAATAACTgttgataagataagatacacctttattaatcccacaacTGAGAAATTCTAGTGTTGCAGCAGCCAAGAAgagaaaacaattaaaaaactaggcatgcaaaagatacaaaaaataataatgagcaTAAGTAGTGGCCTAAAAGAGAGCATATGTAGTGCAATGACTGTATGTGCAAAAAGACAACATCAAGAGGGGGACAGTAatgcagtgtaaaaaaaatgttaatgaataTTGCTGTGTAAAGAGTACATAGTGTCCACACTATGGGTTGAAACTCATGAGACCTCTGttgcagtttgttttaaatttcCAAACAACAGTACGGGGGAAAAATCAAGGAGTGTTTCTTGTCGGCCAGTTGTCCATCAGATAAATAGATATTGACAAATCATGTTGAAACACCAGAAAGCCATACAGATTTAACAGCAGTTCTCAGTAGACAGAGTAAGAGTGAGGTTAAAGTATTGTAGTGCATTGCAAACAAGCCATTTACGGCATAAAGTGATCTTTAATGCAGCTTTAGGATCTGTatctgctgcagttgttggggtTTTTGACATGGAGCATTTTTAATCAGTTCTAAATAGGCCAGCTGGCTTTTTATTTAGGTAACCTATACCTTATCCAGAAACCCTTTTTAAACCTTTGGTTTTTACCAACCATGATTCTGATTTGATTtcactgggttttttttttgttggttttttttgtgaaatgtgtctTGCATCCTAAGACATACACTGTttaatataaatacaaaacacaacagctgacaacaaaacaatacataaacaacacaatgcaattaatttaattgctactttttacattcagtgtttagTTAACACAGCTACACTGATGCCTTATGTTTGATGGCAAAAGCTAATATTCTTCAAATAAAATATTAGAGGCCTCTGATGTAATTTTACCAGCCAGAGACAACACTCTGTTACTAACAGAGAAACTTTGAGGGGTGTGATTGTGAGGAACAGTCTTATCTGAACTGAAGTGGTGTCTTGTTATTGGAGTTGCTCATATTGAATTGTTCACAACAAACACCATGTTCAAGCATAAGATGGTTCATGTGTGTACCTGGTACCAGAATGCCGTATGCCAGAGGTTGAtgatcatatatatatgtatatctatatatatatatatatatatatagagagagagagagagagagagagagagagagagagatacatatactgtatatacatattttctattttttaatctttatttttaatttttttttttaactttattttatcttatcttatcttatcttaagaACACACCCACAGCAGTGAGCACCAAAGTGCTGGCAAGCTAGGTAGGCAATCCGGTCAGAAAAACTGAAAAGTACATTAGTGATGGCTGTTTAGCTTGTGCTTatacattctcggaacccatcggctgtattcggcgtctgacttctggcagacggcgatacagcctctggaggcaaacccccgattttttggcatttcggtttgatttgggcggaggag of Epinephelus lanceolatus isolate andai-2023 chromosome 4, ASM4190304v1, whole genome shotgun sequence contains these proteins:
- the LOC117260114 gene encoding extracellular calcium-sensing receptor-like, whose amino-acid sequence is MDGDYVIGGVFAIHHYMHTLKYNYTTMPEPLRCTGSIVSRELRFSRAMVFAIEEINNSTELLPGIKLGYQIYDSCASVPVAVHVAFQLSSGPDPVFYTGDNCSQSGMVMAVVGESGSTPSISISRIVGSFNIPQVSHFATCACLSDKQQYPTFFRTIPSDQFQADALAKLVKHFGWTWIGAVRSDSDYGNNGMASFLDAAHKEGICVEYSESFYRTHPRSRIQRVADVIRRSTAMVVVAFTSPGDMRILLEELSLKPFPPRQWIGSESWVTDPDMLRFSFCSGAIGFAIEQSVIPGLRDFLLDLSPSKVAFSPVLTEFWEDTFNCSLGKSAATDKSICDGTEDIQMIQTPYTDTSQLRITNMVYKAVYAIAHAIHNAVCQETNSTTQCDKFTKTEPREVLTQLKKVNFSQNGYDVSFDANGDPVAKYELVNWQKSESGSIELVTVGHYDASLPAGQEFSINRKLTWVEGGTQVPVSVCTDSCPPGTRKVLQKGKPICCYDCILCPEGEISYVTDSPDCFPCPKEFWPNAERDTCLLKSVEFLSFSEILGIILAVFSVGGACIATITAAIFYRHRKSPIVRANNSELSFLLLFSLTLCFLCPLTFIGPPSEWSCMLRHTAFGITFVLCMSCVLGKTIVVLMAFKATLPGSNVMKWFGPPHQRMTVVFLTFIQVLICTIWLVLSPPFPMTNLTTYKERIILECALGSAIGFWAVLGYIGLLAVFCFVLAVLARKLPDNFNEAKLITFSMLIFCAVWITFIPAYVSSPGKFTVAVEIFAILASSFGLILCIFAPKCFIILFKPEKNTKKHLMNKNQS